The proteins below are encoded in one region of Cyclopterus lumpus isolate fCycLum1 chromosome 8, fCycLum1.pri, whole genome shotgun sequence:
- the pvalb8 gene encoding parvalbumin 8: MSLSSILSADDIDSAIKDCQAPDSFCPRKFFQLCGLTKKSPQEVKNVFGILDNDGSGFVEEEELKFFLQRFSPGARILTDKETKEFLCAADDDSDGRIGADEFQAMVLS; this comes from the exons ATGTCGCTCTCATCCATCCTTTCCGCTGATGACATCGACAGTGCTATCAAGGACTGCCAAG CACCGGACTCCTTCTGCCCCAGGAAGTTTTTCCAGTTGTGTGGCCTCACCAAGAAGAGCCCCCAGGAGGTGAAGAATGTTTTCGGGATCCTGGACAATGATGGCAGTGGTTTtgttgaggaggaagagctCAA GTTTTTCCTCCAGAGGTTTTCCCCTGGGGCGCGCATTCTGACAGACAAGGAGACGAAGGAGTTCCTGTGCGCTGCTGATGACGATAGTGACGGCCGGATTGGAGCGGACG AGTTCCAGGCCATGGTCTTGTCTTAA